The following nucleotide sequence is from Pleurodeles waltl isolate 20211129_DDA chromosome 8, aPleWal1.hap1.20221129, whole genome shotgun sequence.
TGCTAAGGCTTAGTAAAGTGAGAAAACATGTATATGGGGAGACACACGGTTGGACAAGCAGTGGGAGGTCTGTGTGTATCTTTTTTGGATGGAGTGATCTTAATTTCACTGGACTTTTAGATTTGTGTTTTCCGATGTCATTTCCTCTCAGTGGTTCTTCTGTTATGCTGCTTTGAAGCATGTCCAACACTGTGCTCAAATGGAAAGCCTTATCTAGAAATCATATTTTTGAGGTCCTGGCAATGAGATCAGCACTTTTAAGCAGCGGTCACTGAGCACTGGAGTTTGGTCACCTGTCAGCCACCATTATTCAAGGCGGGGCTTCGTCAAGACAGTGTTTTCACACTCTTGGCACACTAAGAGAGCCTTTTAAATCACAAGAATTTAAGAATATCAGATTTGTTCTTTACTCTGCAAGAAATGAAAGCATAGGATGGAgcagactgtttttttttgttcactctGTAAACTGAATAGGTAAAGGCATGTTTGTCTATTCTGGTAAATACTTTACTGCAGACCTGAAAGTCAGCATTTGGAGTTAAAACTAAAGACAGCCTTCTCCTGAAATGTAAAGGTATTTTTTGAATTTTCTGGTGTTGCCTTTTCATGCAGTTATCTGGAAAATACATCATCTCCCTTTCTGGtaaaattgttttgtatatttggtTCTTAAGGTCCCAATGTCAGCCTAAGCCTTGTTGAATAACACCACTGAGACACTTGAGAGGAGTTGGAGAACTTATTGGAACTGATAGTGAACTCCTTCCTCGTATTTGATTGGCAGGAGGTTGCAGATAGTGAATATAAAAATGGTTACTGAAAGATGTTATAAGAGCTAAAACAATACATAGATGTAAATTGGCAAAGTGGGAAATATATTAAAGGACAAATTATGTCAATTTTGTGTTATTTCGCTGAACGATTCTAAGGCATTTAATGTCACGAGGTGTGCAAAGGTACATTTGGTATTGACAGTGATTCAGCTTAAGCTTGCATTTGCTGAAAGTTCATGCTAGGCCCTACATCGTGGGAAATTTCTTAAAAACTTTCACCCGGTTTCATTACCCTGACGCAAGTGTACGTCTTGGCAAACAGCTTATAACGCTGACTCATAAACTGCTAGCACCTTAAAAACACTTTACACCTTTAAGATCTTTCCTGACTAGTTGTTTCTACATGTGCATATCTATTCCTAATTGTCATAAATGATGGTATTTTACATTACTTGCATCTTTGCTGAAGGGGTTAATTTACCAAGAATTAAGAATACTGTCTCTTCATACTGTGTTTTATGTTGTTCCTTACCTTCATGTTTGAAATGTGTTTTAATGAAGGATTTTGAACAGAAAGAACGCAGTTGAATAGTTTACGATATTGATTGCAGCTATTCTAATTATTTTTAAGCTACATCTGAAAGGGAAGTTGAAGTTGTCATGTAGACGTTCAGTTGGCAATGTTACTGTAGCTGTGAACATACATCAATAGCcagtcacttcaaaggcacactgtgGTCTTCCAAGAGTGGTTGTTTCCTATAGACTGTGTGAAGGTCCAACAGATATATCCCTTGAAAAGGATGTTCTCATCACCAGTGTATGAAAACCATAATCAATTAATACCAGCTTAATAAAGCGTATTCACCGAAGATATTATATGGCCCACCTCATAACTTTGAAGAATGTATGGGTACGTTTTTGCCCTGTAGCATATAGAGGTTGGCGCGCAACTGAAAGCTCAATCCAAAACGGCAGGTTTATACAAAGTGAAAACAGAAAATCTGAAATAATCGCGGCTTACCCCTTTAACCAAATTGTGTagccttaggcaaatattttattttaccaatcCTCTTTTTTCTTTACTATTACTACAAAAGCACCTTCCAGTaggtgagttcagaataccagctgtacaaaaacctattgtgtttgatttaatagactataatgttgctttatCTTACCTTATCTAAGAATCTGGGACACACAGTGGTTCACATGACAGGGCTCTTGCTTCTTAAGAAGTTCACTAATGTTCTACCCGTCTTTGATGTGAGTTATACATTCTTTGGTTTGGCTTTGAACAGCTGAACTATGTAAAACTAATAAACTGTGGGTGAGCATGTGACATTACTGCATCACAGTAAAGGATAGTTTTACGATTCAGTAAGGTTCCAGAATATATTTTTATTCCCACACCTGTTTActgaaaaataattgtgaaaaaagatAGCATAGTTCTGTAGCGTATTTCCTTGTTGAATGGTAGATGCTGATTTGTCTTGTCTTTTGGTTTCAACTCAAACATGAGGCAAGAGCTTGAGTGGTCACATATTCATTACATTTGAACATCTGTTATAGAAGCATCACAAAGCTAAAAATCCACCAGTTACCTAATTATTGCAGCCATtgtaaattaaaagaataaaacagaATATAACAGTAGTCAACCacttatcatccaaaaagtgaaaaatgtcaaCACAACAATTACAGTCGAGGTTCACTTGGGGAAACGAAATTacataaaaatgcatttaatacaaGGAACTAAATATTTTCCTAATGGATATTTAAATGAAGAAGATATACAGGAAGTGCAAATTATGACATCACTAAGTAGGTGAGTCTCAAAGTTTATTTTGCGGTCTTTTGCACATATTGTAAATACTGTCTTTCCATAGTACGAATGTGCTTCAATAGCTCTTTGAGGGATGGGTAAAAAATAAGGATGGGTTTGTGGCATAGGGTACGAAAATGGTTGTGGATTATTTATAAATATTACTTACTGTTATTTGTGATTGTCGTGGGAGAGGTGTGGCTGTTGGTGTAATAGTGATACTGCTTGTGATTTTATTTGGGGATCTACTTGGCATTCCATTGGACAGTGTGGCAGTTTTATTGTCAGGCACTGGAGAACAAGGACTGATGGGCCTTCCTAAATGAATGTGGATTTTATTATCCTCAGTAGTTATTACACTAGGTGTGGACCCGTAGCTGTTAGAGCGTTGAAactgccaccctgtctgtctctCAGGGGATACTCTAAAGACTGTATGGCTCCCACCAGTCTCCATTGGCTCAGGAGAAAACACTTGCTCTGGGGAACCTGTGACTGCCAAGACCTGAAAAGGAGACATTGTCCTTTCTGGAGTTATTGATCCACATGAGTCGGGTGTTCTAGTTCTTGTTGAACAACTCCTACTTAGTGGAGGCCTTACTTGTTCTTGGTTTTTGTACCCATCCACAACTTTTGGTTTTATAGGTGTTAAAGAACCATTTTGAAAAATTGTTATTCTTTGCtttggagttccacagtttggtatTACTGCAGTACTAGTATAAGAATGTGTATTCTCTGCAGTGGGGCTTGTGATTTCAAGAGTGGCAGTATTTTGTCCATGGTCTGGAGTAACTTTTATATGAAGAGGTTGTCCTGGGGTGTGACTTAGAACTAGATCTCCTGGTTGTACATAATTTccgttttgttttttattaaatttttcatTTTGCGACTGACTTTCTCTGGATTTCATCCATGGCATCCATAACTTTCTGTTTGCAGGGTTTGTCATGGATGAATTGCATTTGTATGGCAAAGGTTGTTCTTCATCAGTTGTGTCTTCATCTTCAGTATCACTTTCTTCGTACAACTGCCCGTTAATGACTGCTTTCTCTAATGGAACCAGGGTCTTATAATCTGGTGGTTTGTTGTCTGCAGGATCAGTCTGGACTTCTTTGGAGAAGACTTGAAGATCAGAAATTCCTCTTCCATTAAGGCTAGGTCTTAGACTTTTGCTGAAACGCCTGTACCTCTCTAGTTCTTTTGAGAGACTTTCCATTTCTCTCGCTAGTTCTCGGTTTCTGTTTTCTTGCTGAGTAAGTTTCTTCTGCAGATTTGAATGATCTCCCTCTAGCCGGCATATTTTTTCTTCTGTTGACATATATTCGTGAATTTTTTCCTTTAGTGCATCTATTTCCCTTGAAAGATGACCAGActttgcctcctcctccttcagctTTTTGAAAAGCAGCTGATCTTGATTACAATCTGAATTTTCAGCACGTTTATATTTCACAAGTTCCCTTTTGACTTCTTCTAGTTCTTCAGAAAGGCATTTGGCTTTATGCTGTTCATTGAGATATCGTTGCTCTAATGATTCAAATTCATCTTCAGTTTTCATAAGATCATCCTCCACAGCCTTCATGGTTTTCAGAGTGTGCTTAAGTCTTTCAACTTCCTGTGAAAGttctttaattttattattttctaaattGACTGCTGCAGAGGATTTGGTGTTTTCTTgtttgagtttgcttttaaggaactCCTTTTCAATTGCTTCCAGAGCTTGCACTCTTTTCTTTAGCATGTTAAAATTTGAAAGTAGATCATTTGCCCTTGATTGTTCTGCATTTAGTTTGCTTTTTAAATCATCTTTCTCTTTTGTCACACTGTAAATCTTGTCTTGCTGGTCGTTCTCCGATTTCAGCACCTTTTTACTTTCTTCAATCAGTTTTTCTGTAACAGCTGTAACTTTGTTCTGTTCAGCTTGAAGCTGTGCAGTAGCTACATGAAATTTATCTTCGGTTTGCTTTATTTTTTCTGTCAtagtttttctttcatccacaagCATCACTGTTAACGTTTTTAGCTTTGTTAAATCCTCTTTAAGAGTAAACTCAGTTTTTTCTAACTTTGCCTCTATAGCCTCTAATTCTCTGACCCTGACCTTTAAACTTTCAATCTCGTTTAGCATCTGCTTTGTgattgctttttctttttctatgttgcACTTCAGTTGATGGCATTCTTGCTTGCTTTTACTGAAAGCATCTTCTAATTTTTCCAAATCTGTGATTCTTTTGTTGAGCTTTTCAACCTCTACTTTAAGGTTCTTGCTCTGTGCTGCTTCTTTATCTAATTTTTTATTCAACTCCTTGCATTGGTCCTCCATTTTGATCAGTTCTTCATCTTTACCTTCCATTTCCAATACTCGTTTTCTTAATTCCTCCACTTCAGCAATGAGGCTGGAATTGCCACATTCACCTTTGTTCATTTTGTCCCTGAGATCTTGCAGTTCTTCCTCAGCTTTTCGTAAGGTCTTGTTGGTCTCTTCTAGTTCATCAATTTGGCGACTGAGTGCTGCTAATTTTAAGCGGAGTTGACGATTCTGACTATCTTCATTTGTTAACTTTGCCATCATTACTTCCTGTTCTTGGTGGTGTTTAGTAGCTAGCATCTGCAGTTCAATCTCAAGCCTGCTAGCCTTCTGCTCATCGTCCTGAGCTCTTACTTCAGCAATATTGAGCTTCTCGTGAGCTTGCTCAGCAGTGGCGGTTAACTCTTGAATTTTCTGGGCTTGTTGTTTCACTTGTTCTGTGAGCCTTTGTTGTTCATCTACAACCATCAAAGCAAATGATTTCAGTTTTGTCAGCTCTTCTTTCAGTTTTGAAATTTTCTTGTTGTTGTCCTTCTCCTTTTTTACTTGGTAGGTTGTTTCTTGGTCAAGTAGCTTTTTTAATCTAAAATAAATATGTAATGTTTAACATTTAGAATAAATAGTGTAAGCGTTTAGTATCTTAATTATAAAATGAGATATGCAGATATAATTTTAATATTAAGACTAGACATAGTAGGTAAATGAGATGCTTATATGCACTTGGACATACATGTTTGTAATAGGTGAGGGGTTAAAACAATTTCAGTAATGAAACACTCATATAGAATTTGCAATACGAACTTAATAAAAACAGTAACAAATGAAAATCTGAGCATGAAATGAAAGGATGCCTGTGCTCCTATATTAACAAATGTGCTTAACCAGACTGTAAACATACTCTATCCATCTCTTGGTCACTTCAGTTATTGTTGCTTAGTTTAAAATGGTTGACAGGTGAGCCATCATGCTACAGATCTATATCTCCAAATAACTGAACAGTAAGTGGTTGAGAGGGTATAGATGGCCAGAAACTAGCCTCGAGACCAGATAAATGGTATTTTTGCATACACTCAGTATGGTTTTAGAGCTGGGCAAGGCACAGTCGAGCAGTGTCTCAATTTAAATAAAACGACCTGTAATTATGTGTATGCCAACACCTGATTTTGTGGACCTTAGCTTAGCTTTTGATTAGGTTAAAAGATTGAAACTCTTTCCCTTATATAGAGCATCAGGCTTGATTGGACCATTATTAATTTTCTGAAAGCTTACTTTGTGGCTTGATAGCTAGAGTTGGGTATTGTGCCTGTGGGGGGTGTGCAGATTCCTGTCTAAGCTAGGAGCGTTTGTCAAGGCCATGCTCTTGTTTCTCTTCACTGTATCTACAGATAATTTAGAATCCTTCTTGAAAAAGGAGAGGGACACCCCTAAGAAGGTTAACAAAACTATCCCAGTTTTACTTTATGTAGATGATCCTGTTCATATTTGCATTACCAAAAAACACCTAAATAAATTACCAGACCATTAGGTTTATCTCGTGTATTATCTAGATTTAGACACCAATATGtctaaaagtatttttataaaggGATGCCATTAGATAATTTCAAAAGTTAGACCAATTTATTATAAAAGAAGAGGCTGTGCTACACTAagtccctgggggccatttttaaCTTTGTCTCATGGTGGAGTAATAAACCTATTAAACACATGAGAAGAGTTTATATAAGCAATTAGAACACTGTAATGTTGAGAGAGCCATTGAAGACAGTGGGGTGCAAGCTGCATATAAACACTGCTTTCAACATTACAATGACTTATTCTCCACTTCTGCCTCTCCAGGATATGTGGGTTGGGCAAGGGAAAGAGAGCGGCAGAGGCTGTGGACCTGGGCCCACAGGCGCCTTCCTTCCTCTCTCCTCCCATAGATCATAGTATCACTGGAGCCTGGAAAGGAGGATGGGAGAATTCTACTCGGCTTTCTGTTATCATGGCATGGCTGAATGGAAAAGAAGGTTGATCTAGGCCAAGGAGAACCAGGGGTTAACTTCAGGCTCCTTTGACGGTGGATGCTGTGCATGTTTAACAGTTAAATGCTGTGCAGATTATTTGACAAATGCAATAATTCCATAATCGTGCGCTAAACAGTGCAGCCACAGAATCACTTAAATCTTCGGTCACTCAGCACTGCATGTAAGTTTATTAACACTTTATTCCAGAAAGGAAAACAGAACATAAACATTGTAATTCCAGTCAGTGTCCATTTTTATCAGCGCTTTGAAGAAAACCAAATGTTCAAGCAAACTTTGACACAGTAAACATGTAATATAAATAATACATAACGGGTATCATGTATAATATGGctctttattgccatttctgtagTCTGCATTTATGTAGCGTATTACCCCTAATGGGGCATTAAAGCATGCTGCTATGGAAACCTAGGTTGTTAATCCAGTGGTTGCTGTTTATTGGGATTAATTTTGCTCTTAAGAAGACCATTTCTTGAGGTTATCATCATTTACTCTCTGGTAAATTTAATTAAAAGTGTAACGTGCTTATTAGTGAGCTATGTGAGTTCATGTAAATAATTGGTGGGATTAATAGAAAGACTAGATGAGTTTAGGTTTTGTACGATTGCGGGGATATGGGAGCAAAGAAAGATGGGTTGTGATTGATGTAGTGAAGTGTGGACATTTTGGAGGAATGCAGTACAATAATAGAGATTAAGGCGAACATGTATGCAATGTAATTTAGAGTGGGCTGCACTCTgcgagaggaggcatgcagagaatTGATAGTAAGGAGAGGGTCATACGAAAGAAAACAAGGAAAGGCAACAGTCAGACTTTATAAATCAGGATCTAATTTGATGCAAGGTTTTAATAATCCAGGCGAGGCTTTACTGAGGCAGCATGcaatctgaggatgcacaactataGAAAGAAACATTGCATTAGTGGTATATTAGGTACTTTTGATAGGCTCTAGAAATTGGCGAAACATCTCTGCTGCTTCTCTAGTCCTAGACTAGTGGTTTTTAGCCTGAGGTCAGTTAATGCCTACTCGGGGGTCCGCGACTGTctgaaaaattaaataatgttagcagatactccccccaaaaaaacagcgaAAAGTGCTTGGGTTCCTCTCTACTTAAAACGAAGAAATATCTAGACTCGTGCAACGTTAAATACGCCAatgtcttttcttgccacacccAGCATAATACATTTCGTTCATCTGCATATCTACATACTCGTCTGCTAAGCTTCCCTTTATTGAAGGCTATTATTCAAACTTAAAAGAGGCGCTGAATAGCACAGTATTCCGTAGATTGGGAACTGACAAACATCAGTATCTCCAATTGCGCAAAACTACTGAACATCGACATGATAAAACATATAGAATAGGGTTTTCCAGTGTTGAGACCTAAAACCGGATCCACGCAGGAATTTATTTATAGACACGTGTGAAAAGTAACAAATAATCTACATGTTAATCCTTTTCATTGTATGTGGCTGGCTGAGCCTGTCGAATTTGTAAATCACTCGTTGTCTAACTTTCGATACCGCTGCTGTAGAAGAAATATCAACCAGTACTTAATattagccggtggtttccggtgcggggcacctgtttatttttgatggccggcacttattcttctgcctcaagcattacctgcgagcaaaagacacatatgggaaaggcagaggaagagaaaaacgaaaaatagtcacaaagggagaaaacagctgcaagagtgagctgaagggacagggagtggctgtaaatgaattaacgaggcccgagatggcatcaggattaagagcctcagtattctgtgctctgtgcacatttcattgcagcatccgcgagtttcagaggagggctttgggcacatttttaattacaaattaagcactgatattaaCCCATTATGGGAGAGATGAGTCCTAATAGCTTTCACTGTCTTAGTGAAAATCCATAACGTACCACCAAATGCTGCTTTGCAGGCttacatatattttactttttgaaCACTTATAAAAATCTTGTCGAGAAGTATTTATGATTGCTCCTATCCAGTTATGTATTTTAAGAGTGTGCTCAACGCGTGAATTTAACAcgttttatattatgttttctaAAGCGGTAATGTTTTGTACATTAATATCCTAAATTATTCTTGATGATAGCTCGAAAtaaacatgatgatgatgattttttGGTGTGTTGCGAATAGCCATTGTCATGCTCGGCAATAGAGACCGCATCCTCTCATGTAGGATTTCAATTCCATAGTGAGCACGGGATCTTATGTACTATTTCTTTCTTTATGTATTTAGTTATTTGCtttttgtgtgtatgtctgtactgTCAGGTCCTAAACATCATTTCCTCTTGGGATTCCCCGCTgttagggcacaggaggaggaccttTTAGCAGTTTGGAAATCTTCAACACCAAATTCTtctgtatttctttatttatttgcaattttttATAGCGCAGACAAGACCCGAATGGGTAGAGTGCTTTACATAAATACAGTTACTATTGCAATAGCAGGGTTCTTGGCTTCTTTACATAAGAAAAGTTTCTGATAACAGAATTTCTAACAGGAATCTCATGAAATAAAGAGTTTCTACAGATAAAAGCAGTTCACATACAGGCCGCCACAAAGGAAAAGCTAGCAGAGCATATTAACAGTATTGCATTACGATTCCACTTTGATTGTAACTTGTGAGGGAAACTTGTCTCTCGTGAAGCATGGCTACCAGATCAGGCAGAAAGAAAAGAGCACGTAAGCAGACTAGAAATTAGTCCCTAAATCGTTACCATGGTGGATTTCCAGAAGTTCAGGTAGCGAGTTTAACAATAATGGAGGGTAGCCCTCCCATCACCCCTCTCTCTGCATATCACCCACCTGGGCATCTGCCCCAGGCATGCCCATTCCACAAGCAATATAAGCACAGAGGCCACTTCCTTTGAGCTGCTCAGGGTGCGATGATGGGCAGGTGAGGGTGAGATCTGGCATGTGAGGGCATCCAGTGCATGGCCGCCACTCAAACACCACAGAGCTCCCAGCAGTGCAGTTTGCCAGGTGGGAGCCACACACCCCACACAGACCGCAGGACTTGAATCGGTACAAAGAACACTAACGCAGAGGAATCTGCTTTGTATTCAGAGGGGTGAGTTATCCTTTGTTATGTAACTGACTTATCATCTTGTCGGCCAGTAGAAAAGGTAGAGGTCACTTACAATTAAATCTGGTGTGAAGCACAGAAGAGCATGTCCCAGTGTTGTGTATACTTGGAAATGCATATGCAACACCACTACGTCCTGAGTGTAACATGTAGGAGCTGAGCTCCTGTCTTCGCTCCAGCCGTAATCCTGATGGCATAGTCCCTGTAAATTCTTGTGGTTAAGCATAATTCCGGGTATACAAATTTGTTTGTCAGTAATAAATCTTGGGGCTTCTAGGAAATAATCTGCTGGGACATCACTGTACATACAGCCTCTGTGCAGCATGCGTAGACTGAGAAAAGGGGACAGATACCGTCCATCATGTAAGTAAATAGGAATTCAGAGGCGTTGTTTTGTTTAAACCAATGGCAGTACATATATTGTTGGCTTGTTCAACTAGAAGAGCTGCATTGAGACAGGAGCACAGGCCACGTCCAGAATAGGAGAGCCCCACATATATGAAGGTTTCCAGGTAACTGACACTTCCTGGTGGGCCCACTCACTCTGTGTGGCAACATACCTAGGGACATCCTTTATCCCTGCGCACGCAATTTGAAAAGAAACTCAATGTAGTGTCTGTAACATATAGTATATGTGCACGTCGTATAAAGCAACTCCACATTTTGTTAATAAATTTATTCAAACACTCATTCTGAGAACAATCTTTTCACCAGTTTGTAACCACACACCCCAAGGTGTCTGCCAGTACAGTATTCATTTTGTAGTTAGGGCATGCACACTTTATAAGATTGACCCTGACTCACTCAGGGGATCTACCCGAGACACATACAGTCTACAGGCCCTGTACAGGTTGGGCCTTGCAAGAGGAGGTTCCAAAGACAGAAGGTAAACTGGAGATAACTGTCCCATTCCAGCATTTATCATGTATGCCTAAGGGCCAGTCTATGCCTCATGTTTTCCCTCAGTGTGCTATGAATTTTGTTTTACAAGCTTGGTAGGTCATTTCCTTTCACAATCCCTGTTTCTTCTTCTTTGCTTCCTTTACTTACTTTTCCCACCCTCTCTCTCCTGTTCCGGTCTCTGTGACTGAAAAAAGACCAGGACTgtttttatgaaaaacaaaaaataacttgGAGAACTGCTTAGTTTTCAAACGTTCTCGCTACTTCAGAGTGAGACCAGGCTTTATAATAGTTATGGTCTGACTCCAATCCATACTTTAGCATGGATAAATGCACTTCACAAAGCTCAAACAAGGAAGAGATTGGGCTACTGTAAAGGGGGGTTCTTAATATTGATGATCCATTCTGAAAGTCATTAGTGCACACAGTAACTTTGGTTCCCCGCCCTTCAGGTGAATAAAAAGATCAGCTTAGGTTTTGAATGATCCCAACTAGAAATGGAATGATGAATGTCATGGTCAACATTACATGCATCCCTCAAGTAGCAATAATTCAACAGAAGCATAACACCGTTCAGGGCATATGGATCATTTTTTCTAGGCTTACTCCAAAGCAAGGCTATGCTCTGTTGGAATCCTGTGAAGGGTAGAAGCTCCTAAACCTCCCCTAACATTGTTAGTCAGAGGCATGCCTGTTCCTTTAACAATCAGTGTTATCCACCCACAGTCAAAATGcaacaaatatattttagg
It contains:
- the FILIP1L gene encoding filamin A-interacting protein 1-like isoform X2 yields the protein MVVDEQQRLTEQVKQQAQKIQELTATAEQAHEKLNIAEVRAQDDEQKASRLEIELQMLATKHHQEQEVMMAKLTNEDSQNRQLRLKLAALSRQIDELEETNKTLRKAEEELQDLRDKMNKGECGNSSLIAEVEELRKRVLEMEGKDEELIKMEDQCKELNKKLDKEAAQSKNLKVEVEKLNKRITDLEKLEDAFSKSKQECHQLKCNIEKEKAITKQMLNEIESLKVRVRELEAIEAKLEKTEFTLKEDLTKLKTLTVMLVDERKTMTEKIKQTEDKFHVATAQLQAEQNKVTAVTEKLIEESKKVLKSENDQQDKIYSVTKEKDDLKSKLNAEQSRANDLLSNFNMLKKRVQALEAIEKEFLKSKLKQENTKSSAAVNLENNKIKELSQEVERLKHTLKTMKAVEDDLMKTEDEFESLEQRYLNEQHKAKCLSEELEEVKRELVKYKRAENSDCNQDQLLFKKLKEEEAKSGHLSREIDALKEKIHEYMSTEEKICRLEGDHSNLQKKLTQQENRNRELAREMESLSKELERYRRFSKSLRPSLNGRGISDLQVFSKEVQTDPADNKPPDYKTLVPLEKAVINGQLYEESDTEDEDTTDEEQPLPYKCNSSMTNPANRKLWMPWMKSRESQSQNEKFNKKQNGNYVQPGDLVLSHTPGQPLHIKVTPDHGQNTATLEITSPTAENTHSYTSTAVIPNCGTPKQRITIFQNGSLTPIKPKVVDGYKNQEQVRPPLSRSCSTRTRTPDSCGSITPERTMSPFQVLAVTGSPEQVFSPEPMETGGSHTVFRVSPERQTGWQFQRSNSYGSTPSVITTEDNKIHIHLGRPISPCSPVPDNKTATLSNGMPSRSPNKITSSITITPTATPLPRQSQITVSNIYK
- the FILIP1L gene encoding filamin A-interacting protein 1-like isoform X1; translated protein: MKRCLKEGDYVAETSTILRSHKSEKKQKCSKKGDDLSRDDLLFLLSVLEGELQARDEVISVLKAEKIDLALLEAQYGFVTPKKVLEALQRDAIQAKAPQWEEDIYEKPMSELDRLVQKQKETHKRMLDQLLMVEQAQRHTLFELEDEKRKHTEYMEKSDEFTNLLEQERERLKKLLDQETTYQVKKEKDNNKKISKLKEELTKLKSFALMVVDEQQRLTEQVKQQAQKIQELTATAEQAHEKLNIAEVRAQDDEQKASRLEIELQMLATKHHQEQEVMMAKLTNEDSQNRQLRLKLAALSRQIDELEETNKTLRKAEEELQDLRDKMNKGECGNSSLIAEVEELRKRVLEMEGKDEELIKMEDQCKELNKKLDKEAAQSKNLKVEVEKLNKRITDLEKLEDAFSKSKQECHQLKCNIEKEKAITKQMLNEIESLKVRVRELEAIEAKLEKTEFTLKEDLTKLKTLTVMLVDERKTMTEKIKQTEDKFHVATAQLQAEQNKVTAVTEKLIEESKKVLKSENDQQDKIYSVTKEKDDLKSKLNAEQSRANDLLSNFNMLKKRVQALEAIEKEFLKSKLKQENTKSSAAVNLENNKIKELSQEVERLKHTLKTMKAVEDDLMKTEDEFESLEQRYLNEQHKAKCLSEELEEVKRELVKYKRAENSDCNQDQLLFKKLKEEEAKSGHLSREIDALKEKIHEYMSTEEKICRLEGDHSNLQKKLTQQENRNRELAREMESLSKELERYRRFSKSLRPSLNGRGISDLQVFSKEVQTDPADNKPPDYKTLVPLEKAVINGQLYEESDTEDEDTTDEEQPLPYKCNSSMTNPANRKLWMPWMKSRESQSQNEKFNKKQNGNYVQPGDLVLSHTPGQPLHIKVTPDHGQNTATLEITSPTAENTHSYTSTAVIPNCGTPKQRITIFQNGSLTPIKPKVVDGYKNQEQVRPPLSRSCSTRTRTPDSCGSITPERTMSPFQVLAVTGSPEQVFSPEPMETGGSHTVFRVSPERQTGWQFQRSNSYGSTPSVITTEDNKIHIHLGRPISPCSPVPDNKTATLSNGMPSRSPNKITSSITITPTATPLPRQSQITVSNIYK